AAAGCCCGAGAACTCCGCGTCAATTCCCGCACGATCCGGTCATAACGCTTTGTCGGCGATTCCATTGAAACAGGGGGTTTGCTCACCTCTTCCGGCGGACGATGTTGCGAGCATGCGGTGGATCAAGAACAAGCTCAAGCGTGCGAAGGTCGAAGCGCCGGCCCCGGAGCGCCCGCGGGTGTCGCGCTCAGGGAAGCGATACGACACGCGACTGACCGATTCGGTTCTCGGAAGCGTGGTCGATCTTTCGATCGACGGGGCGCGTGTCGTGACGCGTTCCGAACCGAGCGTGCGAGCCGGCCACGTCTTCGAGATCGCGATCGCTTGCGACGGCGCGCGTGTCTTCGTGCTCTCACGTGTCGCGTGGACACGCAAGATCGACAAGGATCTGTGGAATATCGGTCTGCATTTCTTCGATGCCGATTCGCGCACGCGTACCGACCTCGAGCGTCTGCTCGATCGCTGTGCATCCGGGCGCGAGATGCTGCCGACCAGCATGGAAGTGGAAGATCTCTACGCAGTCCTCGGCGTGCCGCGCGAGGCGACGCTCGAGCAGATCCGTGCGGCTTACCGGCGTCTGGCGCGTCAATTCCACCCCGACCATTCTCCCGACGAAGATTCTTCGAGACGTTTTGCGCGGATCAGCAAAAGCTATATGGTGCTGCGCGACGAGAGCCTCAGGCGCCGGTACGACCAGATCCTGACGGCGGCGTAGATCATCCCTTCATGGCCGCGAGCAACTCGCGGGGCTGATTGCGCCCGAGCGCCAGCACGGCGGGCGTTGCCGCGAGCAGCGTCAGCGCGATCAGGATCGCACACCCGACGAGGATCGGCAGCGGCTGGGGCCGGAGAAAGATCTCGATTCCCATGATGGCGGCATTGAGGCGGACGCCCCCGTACGAGCCCTGGATTCCCATGCAGACGCCGATGACGCACGCCGCAAGCGCGACGACGACGGCTTCGGCCAGAACAAGGCGGCAGATCATGCCGCGCGTCGCGCCCACGGCCCTGAGCACACCAAACTCGAATCGCCGGCTTTCGATCGCCGCGACGATCAGGTTGGCGACGCCGAGCGAGGCGACAAGCATCGACATGATGGCGATCGCCGAAACGATGTAGAGGCTGCGGCCTATCGCGCCCTCGATGAGTTGCTTGAAGAACCTGCCCGTTCCGACATCGAGCACCCCGTAGTCGTACAACTCGCGCCGGATCTTTGCCGTCACCTCTGCATCGTCCGTGCCTTTGGCCAGCGACATCGAGATGATCTGAGTCGGGGGTTCATTGCCTCCGAGCAGGTAGTCGCGGAGAGCTCTGCGCGAGCCGAAGACCGCGCTCACCGCTTGATCCACATACATGTCGCCCAGATCGAAAAAATTGCTGACGATATCGAGTCCCGGGCTCGTGACGACGCCCACGATCTCGAATTCGTGGGAGTGATTCAGGTAGGAGACTCGGACTTTCTTCCCGACTCCAAGCCCCCTCGACGTGAGAAACTCTCGCGCGACAATGATGGAGTCGCCTTCATTGAGCTTTTTGATCGCAGTTTCCTGGTCACCCTGCACCCATGTCACGTTCATCAGGCGGAAGAACGAATCCGGATCAAAGCCAATGAACGCGGTCTTCAATGGCTGGACCGCACCGACGCCAAGCCCCGACATTCCTTCGGAAGCGATGTTGGCGCGCACCAGCGAGAGCGGGCTCGCGCCCGTGACTTCGGGCATGGAGCGCAATTTCTCCACGCTCGCGTCCGAAAGCGCAATGCCGGTGACGAACGCATCCGGAAATTGGATCCGCCCGAGCCAGTCTCTCGCGAAGGCGCCGCCTTGTGTCCACAGCGCAACCATCATCGCCAGCCCGGCCATCAGCGCTCCTGCGGTCAGGCCGTGTCGGTAGGGCGTGCGCCGGACACTGCGTTCAAGCAGAATGCGGGGGACACCCAGCGCAGTGCTGATCAGTGGACCAAAAAGCCGCATGACGCTTGCGACGGCGGGCACCCCAAGCAGGAAGTAGCCAACGAACATGCACGGCAAACCGAGCAGCACGTAGCAGAAGAAGAGCGCGTCGGGGTTCGTGATGAAGGTCACAACCGCAAAGTGAATTCCGATGAGCAACAGTCCGGCTATCAGGGTCCAGAGAATCGAAGAATTCCGCGGCACTTCCGCTCGGGCCGAGAGCGCTTTCAACGGTTCCATCCGCGCGGCACGCCACGCGGGGAATGCCGCGCCTGCCAGCCCCGCAATAACCGACCCCGCCAGGCCAACCGCAATCCCCAGATACGGAAACGCCAGTTCGATTTTGAGATCGGCCTTGAACCACCAGATCACGGCGCTCGCCAGCCCAACCCCGATCGGAACTCCGAGAAGCGAACCCGTCATTCCTAGAAGCAGGCCAGAGAGAATCTGGCTGCCCGCGATCTGGCCTCGAGATGCCCCGATGCAACGGAGAATGGCGAGTTCGCGCTGGCGCTCGATCACGCCGGTTGTCATTCCGGTCAAGATGATGAATGCCGCGGACAGAAAGGCGAGCGTCGATGCAATCACCAGTCCGATGTTGTTCGCCTCCAGGTTCTTCTCCAGGTTTGTCGTCACCTTCGCCGTCGGCTGGAGAATGACATCCGGTGGCAGTTGTGCACGCCGCTGTTCCGTGACCGTCTGCGGATCAAACCCGGGCTTGAGCGCAATCTCGATCTCGCTGAATTGCCCTTGCTGGTCCGTCGCTTCGGCGAGCGCCCCGGGTGTCATCCACGCGCGGGGCCGGCCGCCCAGCATCCCGTGGGGCGCGAGCCCGACGATCCGCAACTTGAGATCCGGCTTTCCGGCACGGACCAGATCGATTGTGTCTCCGATTCGCGCCTGGTGTTTCTCTTTCAGTTTCTCTGCCTCTTCGGCACTCGATGCAGAGAAGGGTCCGAGCGCTCCCTCTGGAATCGAACCCTCGGGCACGGTCGCCGGCGTTCCGGATATCAGGGCCGAAAGCGTACCGCTGCGCCGATCCGTTCGTGGCTCGATCCCTCGCAGCCGATCGAGGACGGTGTGGTCAATCGCGATCTCGTCGTCGCGTTGGGGCATGCGCCCTTCCGCAAGCTCCACCGGCCGATATTTGTCATCGAAACCCGGGCGAAAACTCTCGATGTACGTGTTTACGGCGTTGGAGCGCATCGACCTGGGCCAGGATTGCACACCGCCCTTGTCCGCTTCGAGCCACGTCGGTCGCACGATGCGCAGTGCTGCGGCCGCGCGAAGCCGTCCACTCGCCTCGTCAACTTCGATCCAGCCCCGGACAGAATCGAGAAGTACCGAATCGAGGCGCTTTGCGCTTCCGGCGCCACTGATCTGGAGATCGCTGCCCCCGACAACTCCAATCATCCGGGAGCGCAGCGATTCGGTCACGCTCGCCATCGCGGTCGCCACGGCACATACCAGCGCCGCCGAGAGCGCCACGACCAGCAGCAGCAGGATGCTGCGGCTACGCCGTTGCCACAGACTGCTGATAGCGAGCCGCCACGGCGCTCTCATCCAGTCCCTCCGTTGAGATGCGGTCGGTCACTCTGCCGTCGGCGACAACAAAGATCTCGCGGCAATGCGCCGCCGCGGCGGGCTCGTGCGTCACCATCACGATGCTGATGCTCTGCTCGCGGGCGATCTCTGAAAGCAGATTCCACAGGCTTTCGCTGCTGACCGAATCCAGATTTCCTGTCGGTTCGTCGGCAAGAAGCAGACCCGGAGAAAAATGCAGAGCACGGGCGATCGCGACGCGCTGCTGCTCTCCGCCGGAGAGCGCATCGGGTCGGTGATCGAGGCGATCGGAAAGCCCGAGCCTCGTCAGAAGTTGCGCGGCCCGCGCGCGCGCCGACTCGGGGGTTGCGCCGGCCAGGATCGCCGGCAACTCCGCGTTCTCGACGGCGGTCATCGTCGGGATCAGATTGAACTGCTGAAAGACAATGCCGATTTTCGTGCGCCGGAAAAGTGTCGCTTCCTGTTCCGAGAGTGAGTCGATGCGCTGCCCACTGATCAGAATCTCGCCTTCATCCGGCTTATCGAGCGCTGCGAGCAAATGAAGCAGCGTGGACTTGCCGCTGCCCGAGCGACCCATGATCGCGTAGAACCCGGGCTCGTTGATCCGCATATCCACGCCACGCAGCGCCTCGACCCGCCCGTTACCGATCTGGTACGACTTGCGGACGTTGGTGCAGGAAATCATGGGGTGTGAAAGTGGGAACGAAGTACGAAGCGGTGGAGAGAACCGGGAGAAGCCGCGCCTTCGGTGCTCGCTGTTCTGATTCGTTTCGGACTCAGGAAGCCGGGTGCGCCTTGTCGTACGCCGCGCTATCCATGAGCTTGGCAAGGCCGGCGGGATCGCTGATCTTGGCTTTGAGAAGCCAACCCTTTCCGTACGGATCCTCGTTGATGAGGCCCGGGTTGTCGCCGAGTGCAATGTTCACTTCGGTCACTTCGCCCGCCACGAAGCTGTAGATGTCGCTGGTC
The DNA window shown above is from Phycisphaeraceae bacterium and carries:
- a CDS encoding DnaJ domain-containing protein; amino-acid sequence: MRWIKNKLKRAKVEAPAPERPRVSRSGKRYDTRLTDSVLGSVVDLSIDGARVVTRSEPSVRAGHVFEIAIACDGARVFVLSRVAWTRKIDKDLWNIGLHFFDADSRTRTDLERLLDRCASGREMLPTSMEVEDLYAVLGVPREATLEQIRAAYRRLARQFHPDHSPDEDSSRRFARISKSYMVLRDESLRRRYDQILTAA
- a CDS encoding ABC transporter permease, which produces MRAPWRLAISSLWQRRSRSILLLLVVALSAALVCAVATAMASVTESLRSRMIGVVGGSDLQISGAGSAKRLDSVLLDSVRGWIEVDEASGRLRAAAALRIVRPTWLEADKGGVQSWPRSMRSNAVNTYIESFRPGFDDKYRPVELAEGRMPQRDDEIAIDHTVLDRLRGIEPRTDRRSGTLSALISGTPATVPEGSIPEGALGPFSASSAEEAEKLKEKHQARIGDTIDLVRAGKPDLKLRIVGLAPHGMLGGRPRAWMTPGALAEATDQQGQFSEIEIALKPGFDPQTVTEQRRAQLPPDVILQPTAKVTTNLEKNLEANNIGLVIASTLAFLSAAFIILTGMTTGVIERQRELAILRCIGASRGQIAGSQILSGLLLGMTGSLLGVPIGVGLASAVIWWFKADLKIELAFPYLGIAVGLAGSVIAGLAGAAFPAWRAARMEPLKALSARAEVPRNSSILWTLIAGLLLIGIHFAVVTFITNPDALFFCYVLLGLPCMFVGYFLLGVPAVASVMRLFGPLISTALGVPRILLERSVRRTPYRHGLTAGALMAGLAMMVALWTQGGAFARDWLGRIQFPDAFVTGIALSDASVEKLRSMPEVTGASPLSLVRANIASEGMSGLGVGAVQPLKTAFIGFDPDSFFRLMNVTWVQGDQETAIKKLNEGDSIIVAREFLTSRGLGVGKKVRVSYLNHSHEFEIVGVVTSPGLDIVSNFFDLGDMYVDQAVSAVFGSRRALRDYLLGGNEPPTQIISMSLAKGTDDAEVTAKIRRELYDYGVLDVGTGRFFKQLIEGAIGRSLYIVSAIAIMSMLVASLGVANLIVAAIESRRFEFGVLRAVGATRGMICRLVLAEAVVVALAACVIGVCMGIQGSYGGVRLNAAIMGIEIFLRPQPLPILVGCAILIALTLLAATPAVLALGRNQPRELLAAMKG
- a CDS encoding ABC transporter ATP-binding protein; amino-acid sequence: MISCTNVRKSYQIGNGRVEALRGVDMRINEPGFYAIMGRSGSGKSTLLHLLAALDKPDEGEILISGQRIDSLSEQEATLFRRTKIGIVFQQFNLIPTMTAVENAELPAILAGATPESARARAAQLLTRLGLSDRLDHRPDALSGGEQQRVAIARALHFSPGLLLADEPTGNLDSVSSESLWNLLSEIAREQSISIVMVTHEPAAAAHCREIFVVADGRVTDRISTEGLDESAVAARYQQSVATA
- the gcvH gene encoding glycine cleavage system protein GcvH encodes the protein MASPTDRKYSESHEWHKVDGDTLTLGISRFAVDALTDITYVQMKKVGTKFKAGDVVGEVESVKTTSDIYSFVAGEVTEVNIALGDNPGLINEDPYGKGWLLKAKISDPAGLAKLMDSAAYDKAHPAS